TAAGGCTCCTTAAGGAAAATCTTCCCGAAGTGAGAGTAATGCTTGGTGGAGCGGCAGTTAACGCGAACTTCGCGAGAAGATGTGGAGCTGATGCCTTCTCCCGTGACCCATTTCAGGCAGTTGAACTCGCAAAGAGGTGGATAGATAATGAAAAAGGAAAGAGAATTCACGATTTACAGGGGAACGCCCATGCACGCGGCATTCCCAGACGTGGAAACGGCGCCTAATGGAGATATTCTCGTCGTTTTCAGGCTTGGGAGATCCCATGTGTATGGTAGAGATGGAAGAATACTTCTATCACGAAGCCGAGATAAGGGAAAAAGCTGGCAAACTAAGGAAATCATCCACACTCCAGAAAGATTCGTGCGATACGAGGGAAGCTATGAGCTAGTCTCAGATGACAGAGACCCCTCCTTAGCAACGCTTTCAAATGGAGAAATTCTTCTCAACTGGTTTCACTGGGGAGATGGGGACAGAGACTCCCCAACAAGCTCAATATATATATCAAAAAGCAGAGATAGCGGAGAAAGCTGGAGCAAGCCCAAAATGATTTTCTTCAACGCTGCCACATCAGATGCGGTGCTTGAAATTGAGAGAGGCGTTCTGCTTCTCCCTGCTTACGGATCCTTAGGAGATGAATTCTCATCGAGCTTTCTTCTTAGAAGCGAGGATTATGGTGAAACCTGGCACGAAAAAGTTATAATAATAGCAAGAGGGAGGGATTTCGGTTTTGACTTCTACGAGCCCGCGATAACGAAGCTCAGAGAAGGAGAGCTTCTCTGCGTTTTAAGAACGAGTGTGGGATTTTTATACGAGAGTCGCTCCAGAGACGGTGGAAAAACATGGGAAAAACCAAATCCCCTTCCCTTTTATGGACACTGTCCCGATCTCCTAACGCTAAAGGATGGTAGAGTAATTCTAACTTTCAGGGATATAGAGCTATATGAGAAAGAAAAATGGTTTTGGGAAAAGCTTCTTTACAATCTTGGCTTAAGGGACATTGCACCGATATC
The Synergistota bacterium genome window above contains:
- a CDS encoding exo-alpha-sialidase; the protein is MKKEREFTIYRGTPMHAAFPDVETAPNGDILVVFRLGRSHVYGRDGRILLSRSRDKGKSWQTKEIIHTPERFVRYEGSYELVSDDRDPSLATLSNGEILLNWFHWGDGDRDSPTSSIYISKSRDSGESWSKPKMIFFNAATSDAVLEIERGVLLLPAYGSLGDEFSSSFLLRSEDYGETWHEKVIIIARGRDFGFDFYEPAITKLREGELLCVLRTSVGFLYESRSRDGGKTWEKPNPLPFYGHCPDLLTLKDGRVILTFRDIELYEKEKWFWEKLLYNLGLRDIAPISPLPYTRTLPEAVAMVEALPPEYSFTKEGKIIVYEPRGYKTESGDLLLGDAGYPSAIEIDEGRVMIVFYEAPYGYGGRYAPWSEIMGAIIKL